In a single window of the Pontibacter russatus genome:
- a CDS encoding amidohydrolase family protein, which produces MHEKKLQTASVAGADLFKIDIHTHILPRTWPDLRERYGYGGFVRLEHHKPCCARMMMDDKFFREIQDNCWDPEVRMHECSQHRVGVQVLSTVPVMFNYWARPEHTHDLSRMLNDHIAGVVADYPDRFVGLGTLPMQAPDLAVKELERCVKELGLAGVQIGTHINEHNLDSPYLFPVFQAAEELGAAVFVHPWDMFGKKKMSKYWLPWLVAMPAETSLAICSMIFGGVFERLPKLRVAFAHGGGSFPATIGRIAHGFEVRPDLCAVDNNVNPREYLGRFYLDSLVHEPKVLEYLVELVGANCIALGTDYPFPLGELEPGKLIESIPYGQATKNRMLHGTALEWLNLQKEQFVKGS; this is translated from the coding sequence ATGCACGAGAAAAAGCTCCAAACCGCGTCCGTTGCGGGTGCCGACCTGTTCAAGATCGACATCCACACGCATATACTGCCGCGCACGTGGCCGGACCTGCGGGAGCGCTACGGCTACGGCGGCTTTGTAAGGCTGGAGCACCACAAGCCCTGCTGTGCCCGCATGATGATGGACGACAAGTTCTTCCGGGAGATACAGGACAACTGCTGGGACCCCGAAGTGCGCATGCACGAGTGCAGCCAGCACCGGGTGGGCGTGCAGGTGCTGAGCACGGTGCCCGTCATGTTTAACTACTGGGCCAGGCCGGAGCACACCCACGACCTGTCCCGGATGCTGAACGACCATATAGCCGGCGTGGTGGCCGACTACCCGGACCGGTTTGTGGGCCTGGGCACGCTACCGATGCAGGCGCCGGATCTGGCGGTAAAGGAGCTGGAGCGTTGCGTGAAAGAACTGGGGCTGGCGGGCGTCCAGATCGGCACGCACATCAACGAGCATAACCTGGACTCGCCTTACCTCTTCCCGGTTTTCCAGGCGGCGGAGGAATTGGGCGCAGCTGTTTTCGTGCATCCCTGGGACATGTTTGGCAAGAAGAAGATGAGCAAATACTGGCTGCCCTGGCTGGTGGCTATGCCCGCCGAGACAAGCCTCGCCATCTGCTCCATGATTTTCGGCGGTGTGTTCGAGCGCCTGCCGAAGCTGCGCGTGGCCTTTGCACACGGCGGCGGCTCTTTTCCGGCCACCATCGGCCGCATCGCCCACGGCTTTGAGGTGCGGCCCGACCTCTGTGCCGTCGACAACAACGTGAACCCCCGCGAGTACCTCGGCAGGTTTTACCTGGATTCGCTGGTGCATGAGCCGAAGGTGCTGGAGTACCTGGTGGAGTTGGTGGGGGCAAACTGCATCGCCCTTGGCACTGACTACCCGTTCCCGCTGGGCGAACTGGAGCCGGGCAAACTCATCGAATCCATTCCTTATGGGCAGGCCACCAAAAACCGCATGCTGCACGGCACCGCCCTGGAGTGGCTGAACCTGCAGAAAGAGCAGTTTGTGAAAGGGAGTTGA
- a CDS encoding potassium/proton antiporter yields MNFTIEDILLGASVLLLISILISKSLGRFGIPALILFLGVGMLAGSEGIGGIHFDDSLTAQSMGSIALTLILFSGGLDTRWENIRPILWRGVVLSTLGVFITAMLLGVFVSWVTGFTLLEGLLLGSIVSSTDAAAVFSILRSKNLGLKHNLRPTLELESGSNDPMAYFLTVSFTYLVMNQEEASILQLVPMFLMQMSIGGAMGVAMGRGMAWVINNIKLQQEGLYPALTLGMVIFTYAFTNLISGNGFLAVYIAAVVLGNKNFIHKGSLTRFYDGVAWLMQIMMFLTLGLLVFPSEMLPVIGTGLLISLFLMLVARPVSVFLGLAFFKVSLPEKLYISWVGLRGAVPIVFATYPLLAGVEKSGMIFNIVFFIVLTSVMLQGTTLSVVAKWLGLSERDNKPKKIQLGEEMGYDAKNALVEVELTSQSTAIGKSIVELLFPRTALIVLIDRGGKFVTPNGGTVLESNDKLLVMVDNDEELEKVNAALGL; encoded by the coding sequence ATGAACTTTACGATTGAAGACATACTGCTCGGAGCATCCGTGCTGCTCCTGATAAGCATCCTGATCAGCAAGAGCCTGGGCCGGTTCGGTATCCCGGCGCTCATCCTGTTCCTGGGCGTGGGTATGCTGGCCGGCTCGGAGGGCATCGGCGGTATACACTTCGACGATTCTCTTACGGCACAGTCAATGGGCAGCATTGCTCTGACGCTCATACTTTTCTCGGGAGGCCTGGACACGCGCTGGGAAAATATACGGCCAATCCTATGGCGTGGGGTGGTGCTCTCCACGCTGGGGGTTTTTATCACGGCCATGCTGCTGGGGGTGTTTGTTTCCTGGGTTACGGGCTTCACCCTGCTGGAGGGGTTGCTGCTCGGCTCCATTGTTTCCTCTACCGATGCGGCGGCCGTATTCTCTATTCTCCGCTCCAAAAACCTCGGGCTCAAACACAACCTGAGGCCCACACTGGAGCTGGAGTCGGGCAGTAACGACCCGATGGCCTATTTCCTGACGGTGAGCTTTACGTATCTGGTGATGAACCAGGAGGAGGCCAGCATCCTGCAGCTGGTGCCCATGTTCCTCATGCAGATGAGCATCGGCGGAGCCATGGGCGTGGCCATGGGCCGGGGCATGGCCTGGGTTATCAACAACATCAAGCTGCAGCAGGAGGGGCTGTACCCGGCGCTCACGCTGGGGATGGTTATCTTCACCTACGCGTTTACCAACCTCATCAGCGGAAACGGCTTTCTGGCTGTCTATATAGCGGCGGTGGTGCTCGGCAACAAAAACTTTATCCACAAGGGCAGCCTTACCCGGTTCTACGACGGGGTGGCCTGGCTCATGCAGATCATGATGTTCCTGACGCTGGGCCTGCTGGTGTTTCCCTCCGAGATGCTGCCCGTCATCGGCACGGGCCTGCTCATCTCGCTGTTCCTGATGTTAGTGGCCCGCCCCGTCAGCGTGTTTCTCGGGCTCGCCTTTTTCAAAGTGTCCCTGCCCGAAAAATTGTACATCTCCTGGGTGGGGCTCCGGGGGGCGGTGCCCATTGTGTTTGCCACCTACCCCTTGCTGGCGGGCGTGGAGAAGTCGGGGATGATCTTTAACATCGTGTTCTTTATCGTACTCACCTCCGTCATGCTGCAGGGCACCACGCTGTCGGTGGTGGCAAAATGGCTCGGGCTGAGTGAGCGGGACAACAAACCAAAAAAGATACAGCTGGGGGAGGAGATGGGGTACGATGCCAAAAACGCCCTGGTGGAGGTGGAACTGACAAGCCAGAGCACCGCCATCGGCAAATCTATTGTGGAGCTGCTGTTTCCCAGAACCGCGCTGATTGTGCTGATAGACCGGGGAGGGAAATTCGTGACGCCCAATGGCGGCACTGTGCTGGAGAGCAACGACAAGCTGCTGGTGATGGTGGACAACGACGAGGAACTGGAAAAGGTGAACGCGGCTCTGGGCCTATAG
- a CDS encoding SDR family oxidoreductase: MNLDLKNKRAMVCGSTQGIGKAVALELAALGASVTLVARNEEKLKEAVGELERTGGQQHDYIVADFSNPDEVYRQLKAYMQEQAAMHILVNNTGGPPGGPILEAKPEEFLKAFNMHLVNNHQLVQAVVPFMKKACYGRIINIISTSVKEPIPGLGVSNTTRGAVASWAKTMANELGQFGITVNNVLPGSTKTSRIWSLVESRAEKSGRSREEVQQEMEAAIPARRFAEPEEVAATAAFLATPAAAYINGVSLAVDGGRTGSI; the protein is encoded by the coding sequence ATGAACTTAGACCTGAAAAACAAACGCGCCATGGTGTGCGGCAGCACGCAGGGCATCGGCAAAGCGGTGGCCCTGGAACTGGCAGCCCTGGGGGCCAGCGTGACGCTGGTGGCCCGTAACGAAGAAAAGCTGAAAGAAGCAGTCGGGGAACTTGAGCGAACCGGCGGGCAGCAGCATGATTATATCGTGGCCGATTTCTCGAACCCGGATGAGGTATATAGGCAGCTAAAGGCTTATATGCAGGAGCAGGCCGCCATGCACATCCTGGTGAACAACACGGGCGGCCCTCCCGGCGGGCCTATTCTGGAGGCAAAGCCGGAGGAGTTCCTGAAGGCGTTTAACATGCACCTCGTCAACAACCACCAACTGGTGCAGGCCGTGGTGCCGTTCATGAAAAAAGCGTGCTACGGGCGCATCATCAACATCATCAGCACTTCCGTGAAAGAGCCCATTCCAGGTTTGGGCGTGTCGAACACCACGCGCGGCGCGGTAGCCAGCTGGGCCAAAACAATGGCCAACGAACTGGGGCAGTTTGGCATCACGGTCAACAACGTACTCCCGGGCTCCACCAAAACCAGCCGCATCTGGTCGCTGGTGGAGAGCCGGGCCGAAAAGTCGGGGCGCAGCCGGGAGGAGGTGCAGCAGGAGATGGAAGCCGCTATCCCCGCCCGCCGCTTTGCCGAGCCGGAAGAGGTAGCCGCCACCGCCGCTTTCCTGGCCACGCCCGCCGCCGCCTATATAAACGGCGTCAGCCTGGCTGTGGACGGGGGGCGGACGGGGAGTATATGA
- a CDS encoding aldehyde dehydrogenase has translation MRKLQNYINGQLTPPVSGQYIDNYNPATGEVYSLIPDSDAQDVELAVLAAQAAFPSWAKTPAEKRGQLLMRIADLIDECLDQLAEAESTDNGKPLKLAKTVDIPRASSNMRFYGTAIPHFASEAHYMEGTEAINYTIRHPHGVAGCISPWNLPLYLFTWKIAPALAAGNCVVAKPSEVTPMTAYLLSEICMEAGLPAGVLNIVHGYGHKVGAAIVAHPKVPVISFTGGTATGRSIAATAAPLFKKLSLELGGKNPNIIFADCDFDNALHTSIQSSFANQGQICLCGSRIFVERPLYIKFREAFVEKVKAMTVGDPLEEATVQGAVVSERHMQKVLSYIALAKQEGGTILAGGHRVQVAGRCANGWFISPTVIEGLPCDCRTNTEEIFGPVVTLTPFDTEEEVIRYANCTDYGLSATIWTQNLSRAHRVAHQVHAGIIWVNTWLLRDLRTPFGGMKNSGVGREGGFEALRFFTESQNVCVKL, from the coding sequence GTGAGAAAGCTCCAGAACTATATCAACGGCCAGCTAACCCCACCTGTGTCGGGGCAATATATAGACAACTACAACCCGGCCACCGGGGAGGTATATAGCCTCATCCCCGACTCGGATGCACAGGATGTGGAGTTGGCAGTGCTGGCAGCGCAGGCGGCTTTCCCGTCTTGGGCGAAAACGCCTGCCGAAAAGCGCGGACAGCTTCTGATGCGCATTGCCGACCTGATAGACGAGTGCCTGGACCAACTGGCCGAAGCGGAATCTACTGACAATGGCAAGCCGCTGAAACTGGCGAAGACGGTGGACATCCCTCGGGCCAGCAGCAACATGCGCTTTTACGGCACCGCCATTCCCCATTTCGCTTCGGAGGCGCACTATATGGAGGGCACCGAAGCCATCAATTACACCATCCGCCACCCGCACGGCGTGGCAGGCTGCATCTCGCCCTGGAACCTGCCACTGTATTTGTTCACCTGGAAAATTGCGCCTGCGCTGGCGGCCGGCAACTGCGTGGTAGCGAAGCCCTCGGAAGTAACCCCCATGACGGCCTACCTGCTCTCGGAAATCTGCATGGAGGCTGGTTTACCGGCAGGTGTCCTCAACATCGTGCACGGCTACGGGCATAAAGTAGGTGCGGCCATCGTCGCGCACCCGAAGGTGCCGGTCATTTCCTTCACGGGCGGCACGGCTACCGGCCGCTCCATCGCGGCCACGGCGGCTCCCCTATTCAAGAAGCTGTCGCTGGAATTGGGTGGCAAGAACCCGAACATCATCTTCGCCGACTGTGATTTCGACAACGCCCTGCACACCTCCATCCAGTCGTCGTTTGCCAACCAGGGCCAGATCTGCCTCTGCGGCTCGCGCATTTTTGTCGAGCGCCCTTTATATATAAAGTTCCGGGAGGCGTTTGTGGAGAAGGTAAAGGCCATGACGGTGGGCGATCCCTTGGAGGAGGCAACAGTGCAGGGAGCCGTCGTGTCGGAGCGGCATATGCAGAAGGTGCTGTCCTATATAGCACTGGCAAAGCAGGAAGGCGGCACCATCCTGGCAGGAGGACACCGGGTGCAGGTAGCGGGGCGCTGCGCCAACGGCTGGTTTATATCTCCCACCGTGATAGAAGGCCTGCCCTGCGACTGCCGCACCAACACCGAGGAAATCTTCGGCCCCGTCGTCACCCTCACCCCGTTTGACACCGAGGAAGAAGTTATCCGCTACGCCAACTGCACCGACTACGGCCTCTCCGCCACCATCTGGACCCAAAACCTCTCCCGTGCCCACCGTGTGGCGCACCAAGTACACGCTGGAATCATCTGGGTCAATACCTGGCTGCTGCGCGATTTACGGACCCCATTTGGCGGGATGAAGAACTCCGGCGTGGGCCGTGAGGGTGGCTTTGAGGCGCTGCGCTTTTTCACGGAGTCGCAGAACGTTTGCGTGAAGCTGTAA
- the kynU gene encoding kynureninase, which produces MNYQNTLAFAQEQDRRDPLYHFRDRFYYPQVNRQDAIYFCGNSLGLQPKSAQMYIDNEMYKWANLAVEGHFKGEEPWVNYHELLAPGAARVVGAKESEVVIMNQLTVNLHLMLVSFYRPQGRRYKIITEGGAFPSDQYALETQTKFHGYNPDDAVIELFPREGEHTLRTEDILQSIQAHADELALVMMGGINYYTGQVFDMEAITKAGHAAGAFVGFDLAHAAGNVPLRLHDWDVDFAVWCTYKYLNSGPGGTSGVYVHERFGNDLSIPRFAGWWGHNSKERFQMKKGFRPMAGAAGWQLSNSQILPMAVHRASLQLFDEAGMESLRAKSEKLTGYLEYLIDDVKAGEDVLEMITPRDPQARGCQISLLVKQHSRLLFERLMNAGIIVDYREPDVIRVAPAPLYNGFEEVYRFSEILHQCLRDV; this is translated from the coding sequence ATGAACTACCAGAATACCCTTGCCTTTGCGCAGGAGCAGGACCGGCGCGACCCGCTTTATCACTTCCGGGATCGCTTTTACTATCCGCAGGTAAACAGGCAGGATGCCATCTACTTCTGCGGCAACTCCCTGGGGCTGCAGCCAAAATCGGCGCAGATGTACATCGACAATGAAATGTACAAGTGGGCGAACCTGGCTGTGGAAGGCCACTTTAAAGGAGAGGAGCCCTGGGTGAATTACCATGAACTGCTGGCGCCGGGTGCTGCCCGCGTGGTGGGGGCCAAAGAGAGCGAGGTGGTGATCATGAACCAACTGACCGTGAACCTGCACCTCATGCTGGTGTCTTTCTACCGCCCGCAGGGCAGGCGCTATAAAATTATCACCGAAGGCGGCGCTTTCCCCTCCGACCAGTACGCGCTTGAGACACAGACAAAATTCCATGGCTATAACCCCGATGATGCCGTCATTGAACTGTTCCCGCGCGAGGGGGAGCACACGCTGCGCACGGAGGATATACTGCAAAGCATACAGGCACATGCCGACGAGCTGGCGCTGGTGATGATGGGCGGCATTAACTACTACACCGGGCAGGTGTTCGATATGGAGGCCATCACGAAAGCAGGGCATGCGGCTGGTGCTTTCGTTGGCTTTGACCTGGCGCACGCCGCCGGGAACGTGCCGCTGCGCCTGCACGACTGGGATGTGGACTTTGCCGTGTGGTGCACCTACAAATACCTGAACTCCGGGCCCGGCGGCACCTCCGGGGTATACGTACATGAGCGTTTCGGCAATGACCTTTCCATCCCGCGTTTTGCCGGCTGGTGGGGGCACAATTCAAAAGAGCGCTTTCAGATGAAAAAAGGCTTCCGGCCGATGGCAGGGGCGGCAGGCTGGCAACTGAGCAACAGCCAGATTCTGCCGATGGCCGTGCATCGCGCCTCGCTGCAGCTGTTCGACGAGGCAGGCATGGAGAGCCTCCGCGCCAAAAGCGAAAAGCTGACGGGCTACCTCGAGTACCTGATAGATGACGTGAAGGCGGGGGAGGACGTGCTGGAGATGATTACGCCGCGCGACCCGCAGGCCCGCGGCTGCCAGATTTCGCTGCTCGTGAAACAGCACTCCCGCCTGCTGTTCGAGCGGCTGATGAACGCCGGTATTATTGTGGATTACCGGGAGCCGGACGTGATCCGGGTGGCACCCGCGCCGCTCTACAACGGCTTTGAGGAAGTGTACCGCTTCTCCGAGATTCTGCACCAATGCCTCCGGGACGTGTAG
- a CDS encoding 3-hydroxyanthranilate 3,4-dioxygenase — MAITRPFNFKAWIEENRHLLKPPVGNQQVYKGNDDFIVMVVGGPNARKDYHYDEGEEFFYQLEGDIVLKIIEDGKPVDIPIKEGEIFLLPPRVPHSPRRPANTVGLVMERYRKAGEKDGFLWFCENCGNKLYEEYADVTDIVGQLPVIMDNFWKSEERRTCSNCGEVMRPPVQPAGAAK; from the coding sequence ATGGCCATAACACGACCTTTCAACTTCAAAGCCTGGATAGAGGAAAACCGCCACCTGCTGAAACCGCCCGTGGGCAACCAGCAGGTATATAAAGGCAACGACGATTTTATTGTGATGGTGGTCGGCGGCCCGAACGCCCGCAAGGACTACCACTACGACGAGGGCGAGGAGTTTTTTTACCAGTTGGAAGGCGACATTGTGCTGAAGATCATAGAAGACGGCAAGCCGGTGGATATTCCGATAAAAGAAGGAGAGATTTTCCTGCTGCCGCCCCGCGTGCCGCACTCCCCGCGCCGCCCGGCCAACACGGTGGGGCTGGTGATGGAGCGCTACCGCAAAGCGGGCGAGAAGGACGGCTTCCTGTGGTTCTGCGAAAACTGCGGCAACAAGCTATATGAGGAGTACGCCGACGTGACGGATATAGTGGGGCAACTGCCTGTGATCATGGACAACTTCTGGAAGAGCGAGGAGCGCCGCACCTGCAGCAATTGCGGCGAAGTGATGCGACCGCCTGTTCAGCCAGCCGGGGCGGCAAAATAA
- a CDS encoding cation:proton antiporter, translating into MTHLPNLITDLGLILGAAGVTTLLFKWLKQPLVLGYIIVGLLVGPHTPLFPSIVETENINIWAEIGVIFLLFSLGLEFSFKKLVKVGGASSIMAFVEVVVMLLLGYVTGQLLGWSTMDSIFLGGILSISSTTIIIRAFEELGVKSQRFAGLVFGVLIVEDLVAILLLVLLSTLAVSQQFAGSEMLEAVLKLGFFLLLWFLAGIFLIPTFLRRASKLMNDEMLLIVSLALCLLMVILAAQVGFSPALGAFIMGSILAETTKAEKIEHLIAPVKDLFGAIFFVSVGILIDPSMMVEYAGPIAVITLVTLVGKFMSITSGGLMAGQGLKTSIQSGMSVSQIGEFSFIIATLGLTLNVTSDFLYPVAVAVSAITTFTTPYMIRYSEPLYRSVERVLPEKWKASLSEYNSGAQTIGTTSDWKLVLRSYTLNLVVYSAIMIAIVILSASYANPFIRENVVGGNLGDLLTTAVTLVFMAPFLWALAIHHPQQEAQGRIWANKNYRSLIIVLEFARIGIAILFIGFLLHQFFSVQVAIVVGLIIIALLAVFSQRIQAFYIRIETRFMNNLNAREISEAAKMHHTLTPWDARLTSFDVSPESVIVGKSLVELQIREKYGVNVAVIERGSRTIMAPTRNERVLPGDRIYAFGTDDQMETFRQLMEAEVETAANGGDGKEDIRLQKLLVTGNSPLLHTSIREAGVREKTKGLIVGVEKNGRRILNPDSDLVFEEGDIVWIVGSPWRISKLEAAMH; encoded by the coding sequence ATGACACATTTACCGAACTTAATTACGGATTTAGGGCTGATACTTGGGGCAGCAGGCGTTACCACCCTTCTTTTTAAGTGGCTGAAGCAGCCCCTGGTGCTGGGATACATCATCGTCGGGTTGCTGGTGGGGCCGCACACGCCCCTTTTTCCCTCCATCGTCGAAACCGAGAACATTAACATATGGGCCGAGATTGGCGTCATCTTCCTGCTGTTCAGCCTGGGGCTGGAGTTCAGTTTCAAGAAGCTGGTGAAGGTGGGCGGGGCCTCCTCCATCATGGCTTTCGTGGAGGTGGTGGTGATGCTGCTGCTCGGCTACGTCACGGGCCAGTTGCTCGGCTGGTCCACGATGGACAGCATTTTCCTGGGCGGCATCCTCTCCATCTCCTCCACCACCATCATCATCCGTGCGTTTGAGGAGCTGGGCGTGAAGTCGCAGCGGTTCGCGGGGCTGGTGTTCGGGGTGCTGATTGTGGAGGACCTAGTGGCTATCCTGCTGCTGGTGCTGCTCTCCACGCTGGCGGTGAGCCAGCAGTTTGCTGGCTCCGAGATGCTGGAGGCGGTGCTGAAACTCGGCTTCTTTCTGCTGCTGTGGTTCCTGGCGGGTATTTTTCTCATCCCCACTTTCCTCAGGAGGGCCAGCAAGCTGATGAACGACGAGATGCTGCTGATCGTTTCGCTGGCGCTCTGCCTGCTGATGGTGATACTGGCGGCGCAGGTGGGCTTCTCCCCGGCGCTGGGCGCCTTCATCATGGGCTCCATCCTGGCCGAGACGACCAAGGCGGAAAAGATAGAGCACCTCATCGCCCCGGTCAAGGACCTGTTCGGGGCCATCTTCTTCGTGTCGGTGGGCATCCTCATCGACCCGTCCATGATGGTGGAGTATGCCGGGCCCATCGCGGTGATAACGCTGGTGACGCTGGTGGGTAAGTTTATGAGCATCACGAGCGGCGGCCTGATGGCGGGACAGGGGCTGAAGACATCTATACAATCTGGTATGAGCGTCTCGCAGATCGGCGAGTTCTCCTTCATCATCGCCACGCTCGGTCTCACCCTCAACGTGACCAGCGACTTCCTCTATCCCGTGGCCGTGGCGGTGTCGGCCATCACCACCTTCACCACGCCCTATATGATCCGCTATTCCGAGCCGCTGTACAGGTCGGTGGAGCGGGTGCTGCCGGAGAAGTGGAAAGCCTCGCTGAGCGAATACAACTCCGGCGCGCAGACCATCGGCACCACCAGCGACTGGAAACTGGTGCTGCGGTCCTACACCCTCAACCTGGTGGTATACTCCGCCATCATGATTGCCATTGTCATCCTCTCTGCCAGCTACGCCAATCCCTTTATTCGGGAGAACGTGGTGGGCGGCAACCTCGGAGACCTGCTGACCACGGCGGTCACGCTTGTTTTTATGGCGCCTTTCCTGTGGGCCCTGGCCATCCACCACCCGCAGCAGGAGGCGCAGGGGCGTATATGGGCGAACAAGAACTACCGCAGCCTGATCATCGTGCTGGAGTTTGCCCGGATCGGCATCGCCATTCTGTTCATCGGGTTTCTGCTCCACCAGTTCTTCTCGGTGCAGGTCGCCATTGTGGTGGGCCTGATCATTATTGCGCTGCTGGCCGTTTTCTCCCAGCGTATCCAGGCTTTCTATATCCGGATAGAGACCCGCTTTATGAACAACCTGAACGCCCGCGAGATCAGCGAGGCAGCCAAAATGCACCACACCCTCACGCCCTGGGACGCCCGCCTGACCAGCTTCGATGTCTCGCCTGAGTCCGTCATAGTAGGGAAGAGCCTCGTGGAGCTGCAGATAAGGGAGAAGTATGGGGTAAACGTGGCCGTGATAGAGCGGGGCAGCCGCACCATTATGGCACCCACGCGCAACGAGCGGGTGCTGCCCGGCGACCGTATATATGCTTTCGGGACGGATGACCAGATGGAGACCTTCCGGCAACTGATGGAGGCGGAGGTGGAGACGGCCGCAAACGGCGGGGACGGGAAAGAAGACATCCGGCTTCAGAAGCTTCTGGTTACGGGCAACTCGCCGCTGCTGCACACCTCCATACGGGAGGCGGGGGTGCGGGAGAAAACCAAGGGCCTGATAGTGGGCGTCGAGAAAAACGGCAGGCGCATCCTCAACCCGGACTCTGACCTGGTGTTTGAGGAAGGCGACATTGTCTGGATAGTGGGCAGCCCGTGGCGCATCAGCAAACTGGAGGCGGCCATGCATTAG